The Apodemus sylvaticus chromosome 17, mApoSyl1.1, whole genome shotgun sequence genome contains a region encoding:
- the Atf4 gene encoding cyclic AMP-dependent transcription factor ATF-4 — protein MTEMSFLNSEVLAGDLMSPFDQSGLGAEESLGLLDDYLEVAKHFKPHGFPSDKAKAGSSEWLAMDGLVCASDTGKEDAFSGTDWMLEKMDLKEFDFDALFRMDDLESMPDELLATLDDTCDLFAPLVQETDKEPPQTVNPIGHLPESVIKADQVAPFTFLQPFPCSPGVLSSTPDHSFSLELGSEVDISEGDRRPDSAAYITLIPQCVKEEDTPSDNDSGICMSPESYLGSPQHSPSTSRALPDSLPSPDVPRGSPRPKPYDPPGVSVTAKVKTEKLDKKLKKMEQNKTAATRYRQKKRAEQEALTGECKELEKKNEALKEKADSLAKEIQYLKDLIEEVRKARGKKRVP, from the exons ATGACCGAGATGAGCTTCCTGAACAGCGAAGTGTTGGCGGGGGACTTGATGTCCCCCTTCGACCAGTCGGGTTTGGGGGCTGAAGAAAGCCTAGGTCTCTTAGATGACTATCTGGAGGTGGCCAAGCACTTCAAACCTCATGGGTTCCCCAGCGACAAGGCTAAGGCGGGCTCCTCGGAATGGCTGGCTATGGATGGGTTGGTCTGTGCCTCAGACACCGGCAAGG aggatGCCTTTTCCGGGACAGATTGGATGTTGGAGAAAATGGATCTGAAAGAGTTTGACTTCGATGCTCTGTTTCGAATGGATGACCTGGAATCCATGCCAGATGAGCTTTTGGCCACGTTGGATGACACATGTGATCTTTTTGCCCCTCTAGTCCAAGAGACTGATAAGGAGCCCCCTCAGACAGTGAACCCAATTGGCCATCTCCCAGAAAGTGTAATAAAAGCCGACCAGGTTGCCCCCTTTACATTCTTGCAACCTTTTCCCTGTTCCCCAGGGGTTTTGTCTTCCACTCCAGATCATTCCTTTAGTTTAGAGCTAGGCAGTGAAGTTGATATCTCTGAAGGAGATAGGAGGCCTGACTCTGCTGCTTATATTACTCTAATCCCTCAGTGTGTAAAGGAGGAAGACACTCCCTCTGATAATGACAGTGGCATCTGTATGAGCCCTGAGTCCTACCTGGGCTCTCCCCAGCACAGCCCGTCCACCTCCAGGGCCCTGCCAGACAGTCTGCCTTCTCCAGATGTCCCCCGTGGGTCTCCTCGACCTAAGCCTTATGACCCGCCTGGAGTTAGTGTGACAGCTAAAGTGAAGACTGAAAAGTTGGATAAGAAGCTGAAAAAGATGGAGCAAAACAAGACAGCAGCCACCAGGTACCGCCAGAAGAAGCGGGCTGAGCAGGAAGCCCTCACTGGCGAGTGTAAAGAGctagaaaaaaagaatgaggctCTGAAAGAGAAGGCAGATTCTCTGGCCAAGGAGATCCAGTATCTAAAAGATCTGATAGAAGAGGTCCGTAAGgcaagggggaagaagagagttCCTTAA
- the LOC127667571 gene encoding mitochondrial dynamics protein MID51 isoform X3, whose protein sequence is MPLRDMYLSGSLYDDLQVVTADHIQLIVPLVLEQNLWSCIPGEDTIMNVPGFFLVRRENPEYFPRGSSYWDRCVVGGYLSPKTVADTFEKVVAGSINWPAIGSLLDYVIRPAPPPEALTLEVQYERDKHLVIDFLPSVTLGDTVLVARPHRLAQYDNLWRLSLRPAETARLRALDQADSGCRSLCLKILKAICKSTPALGHLTASQLTNVILHLAQEEADWSPDMLADRFLQALRGLISYLEAGVLPSALNPKVNLFAELTPQEIDELGYTLYCSLSEPEVLLQT, encoded by the exons ATGCCGCTTCGGGACATGTACTTGAGTGGCAGCCTCTACGATGATCTGCAG GTGGTGACAGCTGACCATATCCAACTCATCGTTCCCCTTGTACTGGAGCAGAACTTGTGGTCATGCATACCTGGGGAGGACACCATCATGAATGTCCCTGGTTTCTTCCTGGTTCGTCGTGAGAACCCAGAGTACTTTCCTCGTGGTAGCAGTTATTGGGACCGATGTGTTGTAGGTGGCTACCTCTCCCCAAAGACAGTGGCAGACACCTTTGAGAAGGTGGTGGCAGGCTCCATCAACTGGCCAGCCATAGGGTCCCTCTTAGACTATGTGATCCGACCAGCACCACCCCCAGAGGCCCTGACACTAGAAGTTCAGTATGAGAGGGACAAACATCTTGTCATTGACTTCTTGCCATCAGTGACCCTTGGTGACACTGTCTTGGTGGCCAGACCACACCGGTTAGCTCAGTATGACAACTTGTGGCGTCTGAGCCTTCGTCCTGCTGAGACAGCACGCTTGAGGGCTTTGGACCAGGCGGACTCCGGCTGCCGGTCTCTGTGCCTCAAGATCCTCAAGGCCATATGCAAGTCCACTCCAGCTCTGGGCCACCTCACTGCCAGCCAGCTAACCAATGTCATCCTCCACTTGGCCCAGGAGGAGGCTGACTGGTCTCCAGACATGTTGGCTGACCGCTTTCTACAGGCCCTGAGGGGACTCATCAGCTACTTGGAGGCTGGAGTCTTGCCTAGTGCCCTGAACCCCAAGGTGAACCTGTTTGCAGAGCTCACCCCTCAAGAAATAGACGAATTGGGATATACCCTCTACTGCTCGTTGTCTGAGCCGGAGGTGCTGCTGCAGACGTAG
- the LOC127667571 gene encoding mitochondrial dynamics protein MID51 isoform X1, whose product MAGAGERKGKKDDNGIGTAIDFVLSNARLVLGVGGAAMLGIATLAVKRMYDRAISAPTSPTRLSHSGKRSWEEPNWMGSPRLLNKDMKTGLSRSLQTLPTDSSAFDTDTFCPPRPKPLARRGQVDLKKSRLRMSLQEKLLSYYRNRAAIPAGEQARAKQAAVDICAELRSFLRAKLPDMPLRDMYLSGSLYDDLQVVTADHIQLIVPLVLEQNLWSCIPGEDTIMNVPGFFLVRRENPEYFPRGSSYWDRCVVGGYLSPKTVADTFEKVVAGSINWPAIGSLLDYVIRPAPPPEALTLEVQYERDKHLVIDFLPSVTLGDTVLVARPHRLAQYDNLWRLSLRPAETARLRALDQADSGCRSLCLKILKAICKSTPALGHLTASQLTNVILHLAQEEADWSPDMLADRFLQALRGLISYLEAGVLPSALNPKVNLFAELTPQEIDELGYTLYCSLSEPEVLLQT is encoded by the exons ATGGCAGGCGCTGGTGAGCGCAAAGGCAAGAAGGATGACAATGGCATTGGCACGGCCATCGATTTTGTGCTCTCCAATGCCCGGCTGGTGCTGGGTGTGGGTGGAGCAGCCATGTTGGGCATCGCCACACTGGCAGTTAAGCGG ATGTACGACCGGGCAATCAGTGCCCCTACCAGCCCCACCCGCCTAAGCCATTCAGGGAAGAGGAGCTGGGAGGAACCAAACTGGATGGGCTCTCCCAGACTATTGAACAAGGACATGAAGACAGGCCTGAGCCGCTCCCTGCAGACCCTTCCCACAGACTCTTCTGCCTTTGACACAG ATACATTCTGCCCACCCCGGCCCAAACCATTGGCCAGGAGGGGCCAGGTAGACTTGAAGAAGTCACGACTCCGCATGTCCCTGCAGGAGAAACTTCTTTCTTACTACCGGAACCGGGCAGCCATCCCTGCTGGAGAGCAGGCTCGGGCCAAGCAAGCCGCGGTGGACATATGTGCTGAGCTCCGGAGCTTCCTGCGGGCCAAGCTGCCTGACATGCCGCTTCGGGACATGTACTTGAGTGGCAGCCTCTACGATGATCTGCAG GTGGTGACAGCTGACCATATCCAACTCATCGTTCCCCTTGTACTGGAGCAGAACTTGTGGTCATGCATACCTGGGGAGGACACCATCATGAATGTCCCTGGTTTCTTCCTGGTTCGTCGTGAGAACCCAGAGTACTTTCCTCGTGGTAGCAGTTATTGGGACCGATGTGTTGTAGGTGGCTACCTCTCCCCAAAGACAGTGGCAGACACCTTTGAGAAGGTGGTGGCAGGCTCCATCAACTGGCCAGCCATAGGGTCCCTCTTAGACTATGTGATCCGACCAGCACCACCCCCAGAGGCCCTGACACTAGAAGTTCAGTATGAGAGGGACAAACATCTTGTCATTGACTTCTTGCCATCAGTGACCCTTGGTGACACTGTCTTGGTGGCCAGACCACACCGGTTAGCTCAGTATGACAACTTGTGGCGTCTGAGCCTTCGTCCTGCTGAGACAGCACGCTTGAGGGCTTTGGACCAGGCGGACTCCGGCTGCCGGTCTCTGTGCCTCAAGATCCTCAAGGCCATATGCAAGTCCACTCCAGCTCTGGGCCACCTCACTGCCAGCCAGCTAACCAATGTCATCCTCCACTTGGCCCAGGAGGAGGCTGACTGGTCTCCAGACATGTTGGCTGACCGCTTTCTACAGGCCCTGAGGGGACTCATCAGCTACTTGGAGGCTGGAGTCTTGCCTAGTGCCCTGAACCCCAAGGTGAACCTGTTTGCAGAGCTCACCCCTCAAGAAATAGACGAATTGGGATATACCCTCTACTGCTCGTTGTCTGAGCCGGAGGTGCTGCTGCAGACGTAG
- the LOC127667571 gene encoding mitochondrial dynamics protein MID51 isoform X2: MAGAGERKGKKDDNGIGTAIDFVLSNARLVLGVGGAAMLGIATLAVKREKLLSYYRNRAAIPAGEQARAKQAAVDICAELRSFLRAKLPDMPLRDMYLSGSLYDDLQVVTADHIQLIVPLVLEQNLWSCIPGEDTIMNVPGFFLVRRENPEYFPRGSSYWDRCVVGGYLSPKTVADTFEKVVAGSINWPAIGSLLDYVIRPAPPPEALTLEVQYERDKHLVIDFLPSVTLGDTVLVARPHRLAQYDNLWRLSLRPAETARLRALDQADSGCRSLCLKILKAICKSTPALGHLTASQLTNVILHLAQEEADWSPDMLADRFLQALRGLISYLEAGVLPSALNPKVNLFAELTPQEIDELGYTLYCSLSEPEVLLQT, encoded by the exons ATGGCAGGCGCTGGTGAGCGCAAAGGCAAGAAGGATGACAATGGCATTGGCACGGCCATCGATTTTGTGCTCTCCAATGCCCGGCTGGTGCTGGGTGTGGGTGGAGCAGCCATGTTGGGCATCGCCACACTGGCAGTTAAGCGG GAGAAACTTCTTTCTTACTACCGGAACCGGGCAGCCATCCCTGCTGGAGAGCAGGCTCGGGCCAAGCAAGCCGCGGTGGACATATGTGCTGAGCTCCGGAGCTTCCTGCGGGCCAAGCTGCCTGACATGCCGCTTCGGGACATGTACTTGAGTGGCAGCCTCTACGATGATCTGCAG GTGGTGACAGCTGACCATATCCAACTCATCGTTCCCCTTGTACTGGAGCAGAACTTGTGGTCATGCATACCTGGGGAGGACACCATCATGAATGTCCCTGGTTTCTTCCTGGTTCGTCGTGAGAACCCAGAGTACTTTCCTCGTGGTAGCAGTTATTGGGACCGATGTGTTGTAGGTGGCTACCTCTCCCCAAAGACAGTGGCAGACACCTTTGAGAAGGTGGTGGCAGGCTCCATCAACTGGCCAGCCATAGGGTCCCTCTTAGACTATGTGATCCGACCAGCACCACCCCCAGAGGCCCTGACACTAGAAGTTCAGTATGAGAGGGACAAACATCTTGTCATTGACTTCTTGCCATCAGTGACCCTTGGTGACACTGTCTTGGTGGCCAGACCACACCGGTTAGCTCAGTATGACAACTTGTGGCGTCTGAGCCTTCGTCCTGCTGAGACAGCACGCTTGAGGGCTTTGGACCAGGCGGACTCCGGCTGCCGGTCTCTGTGCCTCAAGATCCTCAAGGCCATATGCAAGTCCACTCCAGCTCTGGGCCACCTCACTGCCAGCCAGCTAACCAATGTCATCCTCCACTTGGCCCAGGAGGAGGCTGACTGGTCTCCAGACATGTTGGCTGACCGCTTTCTACAGGCCCTGAGGGGACTCATCAGCTACTTGGAGGCTGGAGTCTTGCCTAGTGCCCTGAACCCCAAGGTGAACCTGTTTGCAGAGCTCACCCCTCAAGAAATAGACGAATTGGGATATACCCTCTACTGCTCGTTGTCTGAGCCGGAGGTGCTGCTGCAGACGTAG
- the Rps19bp1 gene encoding active regulator of SIRT1, with protein MSAALLRRGLELLAASEASRADPGQVKASGTPVKQTRRARAKASQALKLRNSAKGKAPKSALAEYQKRQRRDHLKANLKFMTSMRSTVPESVTQQILQQNQGRKACDRLVAKTKNKKKKKKAEGTVFTEEDFQKFQREYFGS; from the exons ATGTCGGCGGCGCTGTTACGGCGGGGTTTGGAGCTTCTGGCGGCGTCCGAGG CTTCTCGTGCGGACCCCGGCCAGGTCAAGGCTAGCGGGACTCCGGTGAAGCAGACCCGGAGGGCGAGGGCCAAGGCCTCCCAGGCCCTGAAACTACGGAACTCAGCGAAGGGAAAGGCACCTAAGTCCGCTCTAG CTGAGTACCAGAAACGACAGCGTCGAGACCACCTCAAAGCAAACCTGAAGTTTATGACCAGCATGAGAAGCACCGTGCCAGAGTCTGTGACCCAACAG ATTCTGCAGCAGAACCAAGGCCGAAAAGCCTGTGATCGGCTGGTGGCCAAGacgaagaacaagaagaagaagaagaaggcagagggCACTGTATTCACTGAAGAAGACTTCCAGAAGTTCCAGAGGGAATATTTTGGCAGCTAG